The Gopherus evgoodei ecotype Sinaloan lineage chromosome 8, rGopEvg1_v1.p, whole genome shotgun sequence genome includes a region encoding these proteins:
- the LOC115656091 gene encoding LOW QUALITY PROTEIN: protocadherin alpha-6-like (The sequence of the model RefSeq protein was modified relative to this genomic sequence to represent the inferred CDS: deleted 1 base in 1 codon; substituted 1 base at 1 genomic stop codon) — MAVFRRDSLVTRQLLRLVLLHTAWEVGSGQVRYSVPEESKHGTFVGRLAQDLGLEVVELVSRMFRMVSSGRRDYFEVNLQNGVLFVNSRLDREELCGQSPLCAIDLEVIVDKPLRIFHVEVEIQDINDNAPVFSVNEQNLSIAESLTLPGSHFPLEGASDADIGTNSLLTYKISSSEHFIVEEKTKEKSKSLMLVLKKPLDREKIPAHHLLLTAIDGGKPELTGTVHLVITVLDANDNAPVFNQSVYQIRLLENAANGTLVIKLNATDMDEGINKNISYSFTNHVPPKIRKVFSIEQNSGEISVKGNIDFEDINLFEIQVEAKDKGNPPLVGHCKVLIDVLDVNDNAPELAVTSLSLPVPEDAPPGTVVALISVSDRDSGDNGKVTCSIPPNLPFGLVSTFKNYHSLVLAEAVDRERVSEYKIVVTARDEGAPSLLASSSILVAISDVNDNAPAFPQPVYTVFVKENNPPGAHLLTVSASDPDLRENAFVSYSVVERSVGEQPLSSYISVHSESGHIYALQPLDYEELQVLQFQVSARDAGLPSLCGNVTVQLFVLDANDNAPAVSLAGSVRGSPGPELVPLSAGAGHVVGKIRAVDADSGYNAWLRYEVQEPGAAGPFRVGVYSGEISTTRALEETDGPSQRLVILVKDHGEPSLSATATVILSLVESPQAVKWDSRPRGGSEGPLVDMNVSLMIAICSVSGLFVLVIVVYVGLRCHPGPEVMCEPGKATVVSSSELGSWSYSQRRAGTCVXGKAPPRMISWFSAPTSVTVQRTGQRRHPICAARLVK, encoded by the exons ATGGCTGTTTTCCGGCGAGACTCCCTGGTAACCAGGCAGCTGCTGCGGCTGGTTCTGTTGCACACGGCCTGGGAGGTGGGCAGCGGCCAGGTCCGTTATTCCGTGCCGGAGGAATCCAAACACGGCACCTTTGTGGGCCGCCTGGCCCAGgacctggggctggaggtggtggAGCTGGTGTCTCGGATGTTCCGGATGGTCTCCAGCGGCAGGAGAGACTATTTTGAGGTAAATTTGCAGAACGGCGTTTTGTTTGTGAATTCGCGACTAGACAGGGAAGAGCTGTGCGGCCAGAGCCCCCTGTGCGCCATTGACCTGGAGGTGATAGTGGACAAACCCCTGAGGATATTTCACGTGGAAGTGGAGATACAGGATATAAACGACAATGCTCCTGTTTTTTCGGTAAACGAACAAAACCTGAGTATAGCAGAATCGCTAACGCTTCCAGGTTCGCATTTCCCGCTAGAGGGCGCGTCTGACGCAGATATTGGTACAAACTCGCTGCTGACCTACAAGATCAGCTCAAGCGAACATTTCATTGTAGAAGAGAAAACGAAGGAGAAAAGCAAATCTTTAATGCTTGTGTTAAAGAAGCCTCTTGATAGGGAGAAAATCCCTGCGCATCATTTATTACTCACCGCTATTGATGGGGGCAAACCGGAGCTCACCGGCACAGTTCATCTGGTGATCACTGTGCTGGATGCCAATGACAATGCCCCTGTATTTAATCAATCTGTTTATCAAATCAGATTATTGGAAAATGCAGCTAATGGGACTTTAGTCATAAAACTCAACGCCACTGACATGGATGAAGGAATTAATAAGAATATTTCCTATTCGTTTACCAACCATGTTCCTCCAAAAATAAGAAAAGTTTTCAGCATAGAACAAAATAGTGGAGAAATCAGCGTTAAAGGAAATATAGATTTTGAAGATATTAATCTGTTTGAAATTCAAGTTGAGGCAAAGGATAAGGGGAATCCACCGTTAGTGGGACACTGCAAAGTTTTGATAGACGTTTTGGACGTGAATGATAACGCCCCGGAGCTGGCTGTGACTTCCCTTTCCCTGCCGGTGCCGGAGGATGCTCCTCCGGGGACAGTGGTGGCTCTTATTAGCGTCTCTGACCGGGACTCGGGAGACAACGGCAAAGTCACCTGCTCCATCCCCCCGAACCTGCCCTTTGGGCTTGTCTCCACCTTTAAGAATTATCACTCGCTGGTGCTGGCGGAGGCCGTGGATCGGGAGCGAGTGTCTGAATATAAGATCGTGGTGACAGCCAGAGACGAAGGGGCCCCGTCTCTCTtggccagcagcagcattttggtggcgatcTCGGATGTGAACGATAACGCTCCCGCTTTCCCTCAGCCCGTTTACACGGTGTTTGTGAAGGAAAACAACCCGCCCGGGGCCCATCTCTTGACCGTGTCGGCCTCGGACCCGGACCTGCGGGAAAACGCCTTTGTGAGCTACTCGGTGGTGGAGCGAAGTGTGGGAGAGCAGCCCCTGTCCAGCTACATCTCGGTGCACTCGGAGAGCGGGCACATCTATGCCCTGCAGCCCTTGGACTACGAAGAGCTGCAAGTGCTGCAGTTCCAGGTGAGCGCGAGGGACGCCGGGTTGCCGTCGCTGTGCGGGAACGTGACTGTGCAGCTGTTTGTCCTGGATGCAAATGACAACGCGCCTGCAGTGTCCCTGGCTGGCTCGGTCCGCGGCTCGCCAGGGCCCGAGCTGGTTCCGCTGTCGGCCGGCGCAGGGCACGTGGTGGGCAAGATCCGAGCGGTGGATGCGGATTCCGGCTACAACGCGTGGCTCCGCTACGAAGTGCAGGAGCCCGGGGCTGCGGGGCCTTTCCGGGTGGGTGTGTACAGCGGGGAGATCAGCACGACACGGGCCTTGGAAGAGACGGACGGGCCCAGCCAGAGACTCGTGATCCTGGTGAAGGACCATGGGGAGCCGTCGCTGTCCGCGACAGCCACTGTCATCCTGTCCCTGGTGGAGAGTCCCCAGGCTGTGAAATGGGACTCGAGGCCAAGGGGCGGGAGCGAAGGGCCCTTGGTTGACATGAACGTGTCTTTAATGATCGCCATTTGCTCTGTGTCCGGGCTGTTTGTGCTGGTGATTGTCGTGTACGTTGGCCTGAGATGCCACCCGGGTCCGGAAGTGATGTGCGAGCCTGGGAAAGCCACGGTGGTGTCCTCGAGCGAGTTGGGGAGTTGGTCCTATTCCCAGCGC AGAGCCGGAACTTGTGTGTAGGGGAAGGCACCGCCAAGAATGATCTCATGGTTTTCAGCCCCAACTTCCGTTACTGTACAGAGAACGGGGCAAAGGAGACACCCAATCTGTGCGGCACGGTTGGTTAAATAA